The following coding sequences are from one Candidatus Binatia bacterium window:
- a CDS encoding histidine kinase dimerization/phospho-acceptor domain-containing protein, with protein sequence MAPSSIPVLCLGSSGTAFARLAGSVHRASQRVRLARVDLRREGAGGILALPHGSEASYLTLALDGLEALDDSGQGTLASYLDESSPRLICATRVSAEDLTGTFRADLLGQLSTVTVDTPALRERGREIGSLASERIAMLAREIDLHEAPTLTESATAALASHNWPGDVTEFDAVLLATLLREPPSATIEASDLLWPRQPAALSTSTPSATIRPRDSEPPLTPSLPEPPRETVAAPPLDAAAEPLDTLESVAVELAHQLKNPLVTVKTFVSNAERMDHEEMTRFREIALEGIDRIDGPLDQILDFSRLPGSTDDTLEVALELTKSLESVAPKLDAKGISVQGIPPSLLPARGSTANLDFALSTLTQHIAETIEPQSILMIARPSADLVLLHYRESGASTHLRGATGNPDSSFPLALLLVRGALTRMGGGLRTSHAHTEVTVELSFTPA encoded by the coding sequence GTGGCGCCTAGCTCCATCCCGGTGCTCTGCCTGGGCTCCAGCGGCACTGCGTTCGCGCGGCTCGCCGGGAGCGTGCATCGCGCAAGTCAGCGCGTGCGACTCGCACGCGTCGACCTCAGACGCGAGGGAGCCGGCGGCATTCTCGCGTTGCCGCACGGGTCCGAAGCTTCCTATTTGACGCTTGCGCTCGACGGGCTCGAGGCGCTCGATGACTCGGGACAGGGCACCCTCGCCTCCTATCTCGACGAATCGTCCCCACGCCTCATCTGCGCGACTCGAGTCTCAGCGGAGGACCTGACGGGAACCTTCCGCGCGGACCTGCTGGGACAGCTCTCGACGGTCACCGTGGACACACCAGCGCTGCGCGAGCGCGGGCGCGAAATCGGTAGCCTCGCCTCCGAGCGCATCGCGATGCTCGCGCGCGAGATCGACCTTCACGAGGCCCCCACACTCACCGAATCGGCGACCGCCGCCCTCGCCTCCCACAACTGGCCCGGAGACGTGACCGAGTTCGATGCCGTCCTGCTCGCGACCCTATTGCGCGAACCGCCCTCTGCGACGATCGAGGCCAGCGACCTCCTGTGGCCCCGCCAACCCGCGGCCCTTTCCACCTCGACCCCGTCGGCGACGATTCGCCCGCGCGACTCCGAACCGCCACTGACGCCTTCGCTCCCCGAGCCGCCTCGCGAGACGGTCGCAGCCCCGCCTCTGGACGCGGCCGCGGAGCCCCTCGACACGCTCGAGTCCGTCGCGGTCGAACTCGCCCATCAGCTGAAGAACCCCCTCGTCACGGTCAAGACGTTCGTGTCGAACGCCGAACGGATGGATCACGAGGAGATGACCCGGTTCCGGGAGATCGCGCTCGAGGGAATCGACCGGATCGACGGCCCCCTGGACCAGATCCTGGACTTCTCCCGGCTCCCCGGTTCGACCGACGATACCCTCGAAGTGGCTCTGGAACTGACGAAATCTCTGGAATCGGTCGCCCCGAAGCTCGACGCCAAAGGCATCTCCGTCCAGGGGATCCCGCCGAGCCTGCTCCCGGCCCGGGGGTCCACGGCGAACCTCGACTTCGCCCTCTCGACCCTCACCCAACACATCGCCGAGACCATCGAGCCGCAAAGCATCCTCATGATCGCCCGCCCATCGGCGGACCTCGTTCTCCTCCACTACCGCGAATCCGGCGCCTCGACGCACCTCCGAGGAGCCACCGGAAACCCCGATTCTAGTTTTCCTCTCGCCCTGTTGCTGGTAAGAGGCGCCCTCACACGGATGGGTGGTGGCCTCCGGACGAGCCACGCGCATACGGAGGTGACGGTCGAGTTGTCCT
- a CDS encoding sigma-54 dependent transcriptional regulator, translating into MERVEDRGAPDRPTALVVDDDLVYTAVLVAALRDRVPGLRIETAESLEAATLRVESSPVDVLVLDVSLPDGDGLGVVRGLRRRGEEVPFVLLTADGSARTAVRALHAGALDYFVKGGGAVDGVAGLLGDLVAARRVGPESTLVGASPQMRAVRAEVRRCGRSLAPVRIEGETGVGKELVARAIHGESTRAKGAFVAVNCGALPEALAEAELFGHVRGAYTGAGSDRAGLVEHASGGTLMLDEVEDLPASIQGKLLRLIQEHEYRPVGTARLRTAEVRILAASNRNLESMVQQGTFRRDLFYRLDVLRVRVPPLRERPSDLSLLVAHLLKRGGRGEGFPGASGRALPLAADLARMELYDWPGNVRELENFVERARAVADVAGWRAGWASALGQLPSSASRGSDRRATVVAESSPDEVEREELERLLGRHRWRREAAARELGISRVTLWRRMRRHGLMGEF; encoded by the coding sequence ATGGAACGAGTAGAGGATAGGGGCGCGCCGGACCGACCGACGGCGCTCGTCGTCGATGATGACCTCGTCTATACGGCGGTCCTGGTCGCGGCGCTTCGTGACCGGGTTCCGGGCTTGCGGATAGAGACGGCGGAGTCGCTCGAAGCCGCAACGCTTCGGGTCGAGTCCTCACCGGTCGACGTGCTGGTGCTCGACGTCTCTTTGCCGGACGGCGATGGGCTCGGCGTCGTGCGCGGGCTGCGCCGACGCGGGGAGGAGGTCCCGTTTGTCCTGCTTACGGCCGATGGCTCGGCGCGCACTGCGGTGCGCGCGCTGCATGCGGGAGCCCTCGACTACTTCGTTAAGGGCGGCGGCGCGGTCGACGGGGTCGCCGGACTCCTCGGCGACTTGGTGGCGGCACGGCGGGTGGGACCCGAGTCGACACTCGTCGGGGCGAGCCCGCAGATGCGCGCGGTTCGCGCAGAGGTTCGCCGGTGCGGGCGGAGCCTCGCGCCCGTGCGGATCGAAGGGGAAACCGGCGTCGGAAAGGAACTCGTCGCGCGGGCGATCCATGGAGAGAGCACGCGGGCGAAGGGGGCCTTCGTTGCGGTGAACTGCGGCGCCTTGCCCGAAGCCCTTGCCGAAGCCGAGTTGTTCGGGCACGTCCGCGGGGCGTACACCGGCGCGGGCTCCGACCGTGCCGGCCTGGTGGAGCATGCCTCGGGCGGAACGTTGATGCTCGATGAGGTCGAGGATCTTCCCGCGTCGATCCAAGGGAAGCTTCTCCGACTGATTCAGGAGCACGAGTATCGGCCCGTTGGGACGGCTCGCCTCCGGACGGCAGAGGTGCGAATCCTTGCCGCCAGCAATCGGAACCTGGAGTCGATGGTCCAGCAGGGCACCTTCCGGCGCGACCTCTTCTACCGGCTCGACGTGCTTCGTGTCAGGGTGCCGCCGCTGCGTGAGCGGCCGTCCGATCTTTCCCTTCTCGTAGCGCACCTCCTGAAGCGCGGAGGGCGCGGCGAGGGTTTCCCGGGCGCGAGCGGGCGAGCGCTTCCTCTCGCCGCGGACCTCGCTCGGATGGAGCTCTACGATTGGCCCGGGAACGTCCGGGAGTTGGAGAACTTCGTCGAGCGGGCAAGGGCTGTGGCGGACGTCGCCGGCTGGCGTGCCGGCTGGGCGTCGGCTCTCGGGCAGCTGCCGTCTTCGGCGTCGCGGGGCTCCGATCGGCGGGCGACGGTCGTGGCGGAGAGCTCTCCCGACGAGGTGGAGCGGGAGGAACTGGAGCGTCTGCTCGGGCGACATCGATGGCGTCGGGAGGCCGCGGCGCGGGAGCTCGGGATCTCGCGCGTGACGCTTTGGCGGCGGATGCGTCGCCACGGATTGATGGGCGAGTTCTGA